A single Phragmites australis chromosome 4, lpPhrAust1.1, whole genome shotgun sequence DNA region contains:
- the LOC133914796 gene encoding protein FAR1-RELATED SEQUENCE 8-like has translation MGEGSEGRAAGAQNPSFEAEEEEARRVKEELADDLNGDPAEEEDEDEEVVVEEEEDEVVVPSDDEEGDDSFVPRTLEEALVPRVGTVFDSVDEAFALYKAYAYRTGFHAVRRTFHNYEGLRYRSTFTCTHGGKPRAGTAPSDNPGARYTLRNKQGASAQEKKARRGTAEKMGCKAMLIIRDKRVDDRWKVESVDLEHNHPCTPDMVRFLKAYREMPESAKKKAKITDEMDEMVEKSLSEIAETRKFPTRPKRGAGGGACVGSQRFSRTESFVQWFVEDDLIALKKFIETTQRNKPNFIHSWDLDQESRLKNFFWADSRAQAQYHYFGDVIILDVMYLQHSRASLPLATLLGVNNHGHLVLLGCGLLSSDSKENYVWLLKRWLSCMNGKLPEAITTSYLDVVAEAVAEVFPNARHRFCFWNILKKLLENVGRTLEKEAISSRFKEVVYDSVTLTDFEKEWVAMVDQYKLKDKDWFSALYSYRKQWAPGYVNHSFWAGTSAIRKVEKPDPYFDGVVTTKTTLPVFLSNTRLLRRGNWKGRRMMICAPIILDSLCCRDCPLRSNLWSSTR, from the coding sequence ATGGGGGAGGGTTCTGAGGGGCGGGCCGCCGGGGCGCAAAACCCTAGCTtcgaggcggaggaggaagaggcgcGGCGAGTCAAGGAGGAGCTCGCCGACGACCTCAACGGCGACcctgcggaggaggaggacgaagaCGAGGAGGTGGtagttgaggaggaggaggatgaggtggtCGTCCCGTCCGACGACGAGGAGGGGGACGACAGCTTCGTCCCGCGCACGCTGGAGGAGGCCCTCGTGCCTCGGGTGGGCACGGTGTTCGATTCCGTGGACGAGGCCTTCGCGCTCTACAAGGCCTACGCCTACCGCACTGGGTTCCACGCTGTGCGCCGCACCTTCCACAACTACGAGGGGCTCCGCTACCGCTCAACCTTCACCTGCACCCACGGCGGCAAGCCCCGGGCGGGCACCGCCCCCTCTGACAACCCAGGCGCCCGCTACACGCTCCGGAACAAGCAGGGGGCGTCCGCCCAGGAGAAGAAGGCTCGGCGTGGTACCGCCGAGAAGATGGGATGCAAGGCGATGCTGATCATCCGTGACAAGCGAGTGGACGATAGGTGGAAGGTGGAGTCTGTGGACTTGGAGCATAACCATCCTTGCACTCCTGATATGGTGAGGTTTTTGAAGGCGTATAGGGAGATGCCCGAGTCAgccaagaagaaggccaagattACTGATGAAATGGATGAGATGGTGGAGAAGTCACTGAGCGAGATTGCTGAAACCAGGAAGTTCCCGACACGGCCCAAGAGGGGTGCTGGCGGTGGAGCTTGTGTTGGAAGCCAGAGGTTTAGTAGGACCGAGAGTTTTGTGCAGTGGTTTGTGGAGGATGACCTCATTGCACTCAAGAAGTTCATTGAAACGACACAGCGCAATAAACCAAACTTCATCCACAGCTGGGATCTTGATCAGGAAAGTCGCCTGAAGAATTTCTTCTGGGCTGATTCAAGGGCCCAGGCACAATATCACTACTTTGGTGATGTCATTATACTTGACGTTATGTATTTACAGCACTCTCGCGCCAGCCTCCCACTGGCCACACTCCTTGGGGTGAACAACCATGGCCACCTTGTGCTACTTGGCTGCGGTCTACTCTCCAGTGACAGCAAGGAGAACTATGTTTGGTTGTTGAAGAGATGGTTGAGCTGTATGAATGGCAAGCTCCCAGAGGCGATCACCACCAGCTATTTGGATGTCGTTGCAGAGGCCGTGGCTGAGGTGTTTCCAAATGCAAGGCACCGATTCTGCTTTTGGAATATCTTGAAGAAGCTCCTAGAAAATGTGGGGCGTACTCTTGAGAAAGAGgcaatttcttcaagattcAAGGAGGTTGTTTATGATAGCGTCACTCTTACTGACTTTGAGAAAGAGTGGGTAGCAATGGTTGATCAGTACAAGCTCAAAGACAAAGATTGGTTCTCTGCTCTGTACAGTTATCGGAAACAGTGGGCTCCTGGGTATGTCAATCATTCATTCTGGGCTGGTACATCTGCTATCAGGAAGGTTGAAAAGCCAGATCCATACTTCGATGGTGTTGTAACAACTAAAACTACCCTACCGGTTTTCCTGAGCAATACGAGGCTACTCAGAAGGGGAAATTGGAAAGGGAGGCGTATGATGATTTGCGCTCCTATTATTCTAGACTCACTTTGCTGTCGGGATTGCCCTTTGAGGAGCAACTTGTGGAGCTCTACACGGTAA
- the LOC133916496 gene encoding probable E3 ubiquitin-protein ligase LUL2, with translation MGNTGSNGAGAAPGHRRRSSGHGHHHQAPPLPPPPEAAPNRYVFAAATPYPPQYPNPNPPQYYPQYGNYYPPPPPSVPVPLPAPYDHRHRPPAAAGEFPPPAHPHQYPGWAGRYPSYGPHLPMPAPYVEHQKAVTIRNDVNLKKETLRIEPDEECPGRFLVAFTFDATVAGSMTIYFFAKEEHKCNLTATKEDLVKPVTVSFKEGLGQKFRQPSGTGIYFPAFEESDLLKKGDMDVYPLAVKAETALSVDQPLEGEDQKVKTPNSQITQAVFEKKENGDYQVRVVSQILWVNGTRYELQEIYGIGNSMEGDADANDPGKECVICLSEPRDTTVLPCRHMCMCSDCAKVLRYQTTRCPICRQPVERLLEIKVNNKSEEQQQTPQSPPLPPPPPQQEEV, from the exons ATGGGTAATACGGGCAGCAACGGTGCTGGCGCCGCCCCTGGTCACCGCCGTCGGAGCTCCGgccacggccaccaccaccagGCGCCGCCGCTTCCCCCGCCGCCGGAGGCTGCGCCCAACCGCTACGTGTTCGCGGCCGCCACGCCGTACCCGCCGCAGTACCCCAACCCCAACCCGCCGCAGTACTACCCGCAGTACGGGAACTactacccgccgccgccgccatccgtGCCGGTGCCCCTCCCAGCGCCGTACGACCACCGCCACAggccgcccgccgccgcaggGGAGTTCCCGCCACCTGCCCACCCCCACCAATACCCCGGGTGGGCTGGGCGGTACCCCTCCTACGGACCACATCTGCCTATGCCGGCGCCATACGTCGAGCACCAGAAAGCCGTCACTATCCGCAATGACGTCAACCTCAAGAAGGAGACGCTCCGGATCGAGCCAGATGAAGAGTGCCCCGGTCGCTTCCTCGTCGCCTTCACCTTCGACGCCACGGTCGCCGGCAG CATGACTATTTACTTCTTTGCAAAGgaagagcacaagtgcaattTAACAGCGACGAAAGAAGACCTGGTTAAGCCTGTTACTGTTAGCTTCAAAGAGGGTCTTGGTCAAAAATTCAGGCAGCCTTCGGGGACAGGAATTTACTTTCCAGCGTTTGAGGAATCTGATTTATTAAAGAAGGGGGACATGGATGTATATCCACTTGCAGTTAAAGCTGAAACAGCACTATCTGTTGATCAACCATTGGAAGGGGAAGACCAAAAGGTGAAAACTCCAAACTCACAGATCACACAGGCTGTGTTTGAGAAGAAAGAAAACGGGGACTATCAAGTACGAGTTGTTAGTCAGATCCTTTGGGTCAATGGAACTAGGTATGAATTGCAAGAAATATATGGAATAGGAAACTCCATGGAAGGTGATGCTGATGCAAATGATCCAGGGAAAGAATGTGTTATTTGCCTCTCAGAGCCAAGGGATACTACTGTCCTTCCATGTAGGCATATG TGCATGTGCAGTGATTGTGCCAAGGTCCTGAGGTACCAGACCACTCGGTGCCCCATCTGCCGGCAGCCTGTTGAGCGGCTCCTCGAGATCAAAGTGAACAACAAATCCGAAGAACAGCAGCAGACACCCCAATCACCACCGCTCCCACCCCCGCCTCCGCAGCAGGAAGAGGTGTAG
- the LOC133916498 gene encoding chorismate synthase 2, chloroplastic-like, with protein MAAPVSQPPVAARASSRFAPRGLGSFPEPAPVSLRFSVGRRHRAARLEVKATGNVFGNYFQVATYGESHGGGVGCVISGCPPRIPLTEADMQIELDRRRPGQSRITTPRKETDTCKILSGTHEGMTTGTPIHVFVPNTDQRGGDYSEMAKAYRPSHADATYDFKYGVRAVQGGGRSSARETIGRVAAGALAKKILKLKSGVEILAFVSKVHQVVLPEDAVDYETVTLEQIESNIVRCPDPEYAEKMIAAIDKVRVRGDSIGGVVTCIARNVPRGIGSPVFDKLEAELAKAMLSLPASKGFEIGSGFAGTDFTGSEHNDEFYMDEAGNVRTRTNRSGGVQGGISNGEIIYFKVAFKPTATIGKKQNTVSREHQDIELLARGRHDPCVVPRAVPMVESMAALVIMDQLMAHIAQCEMFPLNLALQEPVSASSASELAPNLS; from the exons ATGGCCGCGCCCGTGTCGCAGCCGCCGGTGGCCGCCAGAGCGTCCTCGCGGTTCGCACCCCGCGGGCTCGGATCCTTCCCGGAACCCGCCCCCGTCTCCCTCCGCTTCTCcgtcggccgccgccaccgagccGCTCGCCTAG AGGTGAAGGCGACTGGAAATGTCTTCGGGAACTACTTCCAGGTTGCAACTTATGGAGAGTCCCACGGAGGTGGTGTTGGCTGTGTCATCAGTGGTTGCCCACCAAGAATTCCACTCACTGAGGCAGATATGCAAATAGAACTCGATCGAAG ACGTCCAGGCCAGAGTAGAATAACTACCCCGAGAAAGGAGACTGATACATGCAAAATTCTTTCAGGGACACATGAAG GGATGACCACTGGTACGCCAATTCATGTCTTTGTCCCAAATACAGATCAAAGAGGCGGC GATTACAGTGAAATGGCTAAGGCGTACAGGCCTTCGCACGCAGATGCAACTTATGATTTCAAATACGGTGTTAGAGCTGTGCAG GGAGGCggaaggtcatcggccagagaaACCATTGGAAGGGTGGCTGCAGGAGCTCTTGCAAAGAAGATTCTTAAGCTCAAATCTGGAGTAGAG ATCTTGGCGTTTGTTTCCAAAGTACATCAAGTCGTACTTCCAGAAGATGCAGTTGATTATGAAACCGTAACCTTGGAACAG ATAGAGAGCAACATTGTTAGATGTCCTGATCCAGAATATGCAGAGAAGATGATCGCTGCAATTGATAAAGTACGAGTTAGAGGGGATTCGATTGGTGGGGTGGTCACATGCATTGCAAGAAATGTTCCTCGT GGGATCGGCTCTCCTGTATTTGACAAACTTGAAGCTGAACTGGCAAAAGCTATGCTTTCTCTTCCTGCAAGCAAAGGGTTTGAGATTGGTAGTGGGTTCGCTG GTACTGACTTTACTGGAAGTGAGCATAATGATGAGTTCTATATGGATGAGGCTGGAAATGTGAGAACACGAACTAATCGTTCAGGCGGTGTACAG GGAGGGATATCAAATGGTGAAATTATATACTTCAAAGTAGCGTTTAAGCCAACAGCAACTATTGGG AAGAAACAAAATACTGTGTCAAGGGAGCATCAAGATATTGAACTTTTAGCAAGGGGCCGTCATGACCCATGTGTTGTCCCTCGAG CTGTTCCTATGGTGGAATCCATGGCCGCGTTGGTCATCATGGACCAGCTTATGGCGCATATTGCCCAGTGCGAGATGTTTCCACTGAATCTTGCCCTACAAGAACCAGTCTCTGCCAGCAGTGCATCTGAATTGGCACCAAACCTATCATAA
- the LOC133916497 gene encoding protein TPR3-like isoform X1: protein MSSLSRELVFLILQFLDEEKFKETVHKLEQESGFYFNMKYFEDEVINGNWDEVERYLGGFTKVDDNRYSMKIFFEIRKQKYLEALDKHDRSKAVEILVKDLKVFASFNEELFKEITQLLTLENFRENEQLSKYGDTKSARTIMLVELKKLIEANPLFRDKLQFPNLKNSRLRTLINQSLNWQHQLCKNPRPNPDIKTLFVDHSCGQPNGARAPSPANNPLLGSMPKPGGFPPLGAHGPFQPAPTPVPPLAGWMSNPPAVTHPAVSGGAIGFGTPTNPAAILKHPRTPTTANPGMDYPSGDSDHVSKRTRPVGMSEEQVNLPVNMLPVTYPQSHNYQQDDFHRTVARTLSQGSVPMSMDFHPHQQTLLIVGTNVGDIGLWDVGTKERLVLRNFKVWELGKCSMALQASLVKDPSVSVNRIIWSPDGTLFGVAYSRHIVQIYSYHGGDDIRQHLEIDAHVGGVNDIAFAHPNKQLCIITCGDDKTIKVWEATSGAKQFTFEGHEAPVYSVCPHFKENIQFIFSTALDGKIKAWLYDNLGSRVDYDAPGHWCTTMAYSADGSRLFSCGTSKDGESHLVEWNESEGAVKRTYQGFRKRSMGVVQFDTTRNRFLAVGDEFLIKIWDMDNTGLLTTIDADGGLLVSPRIRFNKEGTLLAVSTVDNSIKILANADGLRLLRTLENRSFDASRNASDTVTKPLINPLTAAAAAAAAAATSSGTAAPAAITAMNGDSRSLVDVKPRIAEESLDKSKVWKLMEITESTQCRSIKLADNMRTSKISRLIYTNSGVAILALTASAVHLLWKWPRSDRNSTGKATASVSPQLWQPPSGIFMTNDTSDSNPEEAVHCFALSKNDSYVMSASGGKISLFNMMTFKTMTTFMPPPPAATFLAFHPQDNNIIAIGMDDSTIQIYNVRIDEVKSKLRGHSKRITGLAFSNVLNVLVSSGADAQLCVWNTDGWEKQKNIFLQIPSGRPSNILDTRVQFHHDQMHFLVVHETQIAIYETTKLEPVKQWPVRENSAPITHATFSCDSQLIYASFLDATVCIFNASSLRLQCRILPASYLPPNISSSVHPVVVAAHPSEASQFALGLTDGGVYVLEPLESERKWGNPPPMENGSTSNLSTPAPNGASSSDQPER from the exons ATGTCGTCGCTGAGCCGGGAGCTGGTCTTCCTTATCCTGCAATTTCTCGATGAGGAGAAATTCAAAGAGACTGTCCACAA GCTCGAGCAGGAGTCCGGGTTCTACTTCAACATGAAGTACTTTGAGGACGAGGTGATCAATGGGAATTGGGACGAGGTGGAGCGCTACCTTGGGGGCTTCACCAAGGTCGACGACAACCGCTACTCGATGAAGATATTCTTTGAGATCCGCAAGCAGAAGTATCTCGAGGCTCTTGATAA GCATGATCGGTCGAAGGCTGTTGAAATCTTGGTCAAGGACTTGAAGGTCTTTGCATCCTTCAATGAGGAGCTGTTCAAGGAGATCACACAGCTTCTTACCTTGGAGAACTTTAG GGAAAATGAGCAGCTCTCCAAGTACGGTGATACAAAATCTGCAAGGACAATAATGCttgttgagctgaagaagctgATTGAAGCTAATCCCTTATTCCGTGACAAGCTTCAGTTTCCCAACCTGAAGAATTCTAGATTGCGTACACTTATCAACCAGAG CTTAAACTGGCAGCACCAGCTTTGCAAAAACCCTAGGCCTAATCCTGATATCAAGACTCTTTTTGTTGATCATTCTTGTGGACAACCAAATGGTGCACGTGCTCCATCGCCGGCAAACAATCCATTACTTGGATCTATGCCAAAACCTGGAGGTTTCCCCCCATTGGGTGCCCATGGA CCTTTTCAACCTGCACCAACACCTGTCCCACCTCTTGCTGGGTGGATGTCAAACCCTCCAGCAGTAACACATCCTGCTGTGTCTGGTGGTGCAATTGGATTTGGTACTCCTACGAATCCTG CTGCTATATTGAAGCATCCTAGAACACCCACAACTGCCAATCCTGGTATGGATTATCCATCGGGAGATTCTGACCACGTCTCCAAGAGAACTAGACCAGTTGGCATGTCTGAGGAG CAGGTGAATCTTCCAGTGAACATGTTGCCTGTGACTTATCCGCAGAGCCATAATTACCAACAAGACGATTTCCATAGAACTGTTGCACGGACCTTGAGCCAAGGATCAGTCCCGATGAGCATGGATTTCCATCCACATCAACAAACTCTTCTTATTG TTGGTACCAATGTTGGTGACATTGGATTGTGGGATGTTGGTACCAAGGAAAGACTTGTTTTAAGAAACTTCAAGGTTTGGGAGCTTGGGAAATGTTCAATGGCCCTCCAG GCATCTCTGGTCAAGGATCCTTCTGTGTCAGTTAATCGCATAATATGGAGTCCTGATGGAACCTTGTTTG GTGTTGCATATTCAAGGCATATTGTACAGATTTATTCTTATCACGGTGGCGATGATATTAGGCAACACTTGGAG ATTGATGCACATGTTGGTGGTGTAAATGACATCGCATTTGCTCATCCAAATAAGCAGCTATGTATAATTACATGTGGAGATGATAAGACAATTAAG GTATGGGAGGCCACTAGTGGAGCAAAGCAATTTACCTTTGAAGGTCATGAAGCTCCTGTTTATTCAGTTTGTCCGCATTTCAAGGAAAATATTCAG TTCATCTTCTCAACTGCTTTAGATGGAAAGATAAAGGCGTGGCTTTATGATAATTTGGGATCTAGAGTTGACTATGATGCACCAGGTCATTGGTGCACTACAATGGCATATAGTGCGGATGGTTCAAG GCTGTTTTCTTGTGGGACTAGCAAGGATGGTGAATCGCATTTAGTAGAATGGAATGAAAGTGAAGGAGCGGTGAAGAGAACATATCAGGGATTTCGTAAGCGATCTATGGGTGTTGTGCAATTCGATACCACCCGAAACAGGTTTTtggctgttggagatgaattcTTGATTAAGATATGGGACATGGACAACACAGGTCTTCTGACTACCATTGATGCTGATGGTGGCCTACtt GTAAGCCCACGGATACGCTTCAACAAAGAGGGTACTCTGTTGGCTGTTTCTACTGTTGATAATAGTATCAAGATCTTAGCTAATGCAGATGGACTTCGGTTGTTGCGCACACTGGAAAATCGTTCTTTTGATGCTTCTCGTAATGCATCTGATACTGTAACAAAG CCTCTAATAAATCCattgactgctgctgctgcggcggcggcggctgcagcAACCAGTTCAGGAACTGCTGCTCCAGCAGCTATAACTGCAATG AATGGCGATAGTAGAAGTTTGGTGGATGTAAAACCTAGAATAGCTGAAGAGTCATTGGACAAGTCAAAAGTATGGAAGCTTATGGAGATAACTGAGTCAACTCAGTGTAGATCAATAAAACTGGCTGATAACATGAGAACAAGCAAG ATTTCGAGACTGATTTATACAAATTCTGGTGTTGCTATCTTGGCTTTAACTGCGAGCGCTGTTCATCTACTTTGGAAATGGCCACGCAGTGATCGGAATTCAACTGGAAAG GCTACTGCAAGTGTGTCGCCTCAACTATGGCAACCTCCGAGTGGCATCTTCATGACTAATGACACATCTGACAGTAATCCTGAAGAAGCTGTTCACTGCTTTGCTTTGTCAAAGAACGATTCATATGTCATGTCTGCTTCTGGGGGGAAGATTTCTCTATTCAACATGATGACTTTCAAG ACGATGACAACATTTATGCCTCCACCACCGGCAGCAACTTTTCTTGCATTCCACCCTCAAGATAACAACATAATTGCAATTGGAATGGATGACTCAACCATTCAAATCTATAATGTCCGAATTGATGAG GTCAAAAGCAAGCTTAGGGGTCACTCTAAGAGAATCACGGGTCTTGCCTTTTCAAATGTGTTAAATGTGTTGGTCTCTTCTGGAGCTGATGCCCAG TTATGTGTTTGGAACACGGATGGATGGGAGAAGCAAAAGAACATATTTTTGCAGATACCATCAGGTCGCCCATCCAACATCTTAGACACACGTGTTCAGTTCCACCATGATCAAATGCACTTTCTTGTTGTGCATGAAACCCAGATTGCCATCTATGAAACTACAAAACTAGAACCGGTGAAGCAG TGGCCTGTTCGAGAGAATTCAGCTCCAATAACACACGCTACATTCTCGTGTGATAGTCAACTGATTTATGCAAGCTTTCTGGATGCTACTGTCTGCATATTTAACGCATCGAGTTTGAGACTCCAATGTCGAATTCTTCCAGCTTCCTATCTTCCTCCAAATATCAG TTCAAGTGTCCACCCCGTCGTGGTTGCGGCACATCCTTCCGAAGCAAGCCAGTTTGCTCTAGGCCTGACTGATGGTGGTGTTTATGTATTGGAACCTTTGGAATCTGAGAGAAAATGGGGAAATCCTCCACCAATGGAGAATGGGTCCACGAGCAACTTGTCCACACCAGCTCCTAATGGAGCTTCAAGTTCTGATCAACCAGAAAGATAA
- the LOC133916497 gene encoding protein TPR3-like isoform X2, which produces MSSLSRELVFLILQFLDEEKFKETVHKLEQESGFYFNMKYFEDEVINGNWDEVERYLGGFTKVDDNRYSMKIFFEIRKQKYLEALDKHDRSKAVEILVKDLKVFASFNEELFKEITQLLTLENFRENEQLSKYGDTKSARTIMLVELKKLIEANPLFRDKLQFPNLKNSRLRTLINQSLNWQHQLCKNPRPNPDIKTLFVDHSCGQPNGARAPSPANNPLLGSMPKPGGFPPLGAHGPFQPAPTPVPPLAGWMSNPPAVTHPAVSGGAIGFGTPTNPAAILKHPRTPTTANPGMDYPSGDSDHVSKRTRPVGMSEEVNLPVNMLPVTYPQSHNYQQDDFHRTVARTLSQGSVPMSMDFHPHQQTLLIVGTNVGDIGLWDVGTKERLVLRNFKVWELGKCSMALQASLVKDPSVSVNRIIWSPDGTLFGVAYSRHIVQIYSYHGGDDIRQHLEIDAHVGGVNDIAFAHPNKQLCIITCGDDKTIKVWEATSGAKQFTFEGHEAPVYSVCPHFKENIQFIFSTALDGKIKAWLYDNLGSRVDYDAPGHWCTTMAYSADGSRLFSCGTSKDGESHLVEWNESEGAVKRTYQGFRKRSMGVVQFDTTRNRFLAVGDEFLIKIWDMDNTGLLTTIDADGGLLVSPRIRFNKEGTLLAVSTVDNSIKILANADGLRLLRTLENRSFDASRNASDTVTKPLINPLTAAAAAAAAAATSSGTAAPAAITAMNGDSRSLVDVKPRIAEESLDKSKVWKLMEITESTQCRSIKLADNMRTSKISRLIYTNSGVAILALTASAVHLLWKWPRSDRNSTGKATASVSPQLWQPPSGIFMTNDTSDSNPEEAVHCFALSKNDSYVMSASGGKISLFNMMTFKTMTTFMPPPPAATFLAFHPQDNNIIAIGMDDSTIQIYNVRIDEVKSKLRGHSKRITGLAFSNVLNVLVSSGADAQLCVWNTDGWEKQKNIFLQIPSGRPSNILDTRVQFHHDQMHFLVVHETQIAIYETTKLEPVKQWPVRENSAPITHATFSCDSQLIYASFLDATVCIFNASSLRLQCRILPASYLPPNISSSVHPVVVAAHPSEASQFALGLTDGGVYVLEPLESERKWGNPPPMENGSTSNLSTPAPNGASSSDQPER; this is translated from the exons ATGTCGTCGCTGAGCCGGGAGCTGGTCTTCCTTATCCTGCAATTTCTCGATGAGGAGAAATTCAAAGAGACTGTCCACAA GCTCGAGCAGGAGTCCGGGTTCTACTTCAACATGAAGTACTTTGAGGACGAGGTGATCAATGGGAATTGGGACGAGGTGGAGCGCTACCTTGGGGGCTTCACCAAGGTCGACGACAACCGCTACTCGATGAAGATATTCTTTGAGATCCGCAAGCAGAAGTATCTCGAGGCTCTTGATAA GCATGATCGGTCGAAGGCTGTTGAAATCTTGGTCAAGGACTTGAAGGTCTTTGCATCCTTCAATGAGGAGCTGTTCAAGGAGATCACACAGCTTCTTACCTTGGAGAACTTTAG GGAAAATGAGCAGCTCTCCAAGTACGGTGATACAAAATCTGCAAGGACAATAATGCttgttgagctgaagaagctgATTGAAGCTAATCCCTTATTCCGTGACAAGCTTCAGTTTCCCAACCTGAAGAATTCTAGATTGCGTACACTTATCAACCAGAG CTTAAACTGGCAGCACCAGCTTTGCAAAAACCCTAGGCCTAATCCTGATATCAAGACTCTTTTTGTTGATCATTCTTGTGGACAACCAAATGGTGCACGTGCTCCATCGCCGGCAAACAATCCATTACTTGGATCTATGCCAAAACCTGGAGGTTTCCCCCCATTGGGTGCCCATGGA CCTTTTCAACCTGCACCAACACCTGTCCCACCTCTTGCTGGGTGGATGTCAAACCCTCCAGCAGTAACACATCCTGCTGTGTCTGGTGGTGCAATTGGATTTGGTACTCCTACGAATCCTG CTGCTATATTGAAGCATCCTAGAACACCCACAACTGCCAATCCTGGTATGGATTATCCATCGGGAGATTCTGACCACGTCTCCAAGAGAACTAGACCAGTTGGCATGTCTGAGGAG GTGAATCTTCCAGTGAACATGTTGCCTGTGACTTATCCGCAGAGCCATAATTACCAACAAGACGATTTCCATAGAACTGTTGCACGGACCTTGAGCCAAGGATCAGTCCCGATGAGCATGGATTTCCATCCACATCAACAAACTCTTCTTATTG TTGGTACCAATGTTGGTGACATTGGATTGTGGGATGTTGGTACCAAGGAAAGACTTGTTTTAAGAAACTTCAAGGTTTGGGAGCTTGGGAAATGTTCAATGGCCCTCCAG GCATCTCTGGTCAAGGATCCTTCTGTGTCAGTTAATCGCATAATATGGAGTCCTGATGGAACCTTGTTTG GTGTTGCATATTCAAGGCATATTGTACAGATTTATTCTTATCACGGTGGCGATGATATTAGGCAACACTTGGAG ATTGATGCACATGTTGGTGGTGTAAATGACATCGCATTTGCTCATCCAAATAAGCAGCTATGTATAATTACATGTGGAGATGATAAGACAATTAAG GTATGGGAGGCCACTAGTGGAGCAAAGCAATTTACCTTTGAAGGTCATGAAGCTCCTGTTTATTCAGTTTGTCCGCATTTCAAGGAAAATATTCAG TTCATCTTCTCAACTGCTTTAGATGGAAAGATAAAGGCGTGGCTTTATGATAATTTGGGATCTAGAGTTGACTATGATGCACCAGGTCATTGGTGCACTACAATGGCATATAGTGCGGATGGTTCAAG GCTGTTTTCTTGTGGGACTAGCAAGGATGGTGAATCGCATTTAGTAGAATGGAATGAAAGTGAAGGAGCGGTGAAGAGAACATATCAGGGATTTCGTAAGCGATCTATGGGTGTTGTGCAATTCGATACCACCCGAAACAGGTTTTtggctgttggagatgaattcTTGATTAAGATATGGGACATGGACAACACAGGTCTTCTGACTACCATTGATGCTGATGGTGGCCTACtt GTAAGCCCACGGATACGCTTCAACAAAGAGGGTACTCTGTTGGCTGTTTCTACTGTTGATAATAGTATCAAGATCTTAGCTAATGCAGATGGACTTCGGTTGTTGCGCACACTGGAAAATCGTTCTTTTGATGCTTCTCGTAATGCATCTGATACTGTAACAAAG CCTCTAATAAATCCattgactgctgctgctgcggcggcggcggctgcagcAACCAGTTCAGGAACTGCTGCTCCAGCAGCTATAACTGCAATG AATGGCGATAGTAGAAGTTTGGTGGATGTAAAACCTAGAATAGCTGAAGAGTCATTGGACAAGTCAAAAGTATGGAAGCTTATGGAGATAACTGAGTCAACTCAGTGTAGATCAATAAAACTGGCTGATAACATGAGAACAAGCAAG ATTTCGAGACTGATTTATACAAATTCTGGTGTTGCTATCTTGGCTTTAACTGCGAGCGCTGTTCATCTACTTTGGAAATGGCCACGCAGTGATCGGAATTCAACTGGAAAG GCTACTGCAAGTGTGTCGCCTCAACTATGGCAACCTCCGAGTGGCATCTTCATGACTAATGACACATCTGACAGTAATCCTGAAGAAGCTGTTCACTGCTTTGCTTTGTCAAAGAACGATTCATATGTCATGTCTGCTTCTGGGGGGAAGATTTCTCTATTCAACATGATGACTTTCAAG ACGATGACAACATTTATGCCTCCACCACCGGCAGCAACTTTTCTTGCATTCCACCCTCAAGATAACAACATAATTGCAATTGGAATGGATGACTCAACCATTCAAATCTATAATGTCCGAATTGATGAG GTCAAAAGCAAGCTTAGGGGTCACTCTAAGAGAATCACGGGTCTTGCCTTTTCAAATGTGTTAAATGTGTTGGTCTCTTCTGGAGCTGATGCCCAG TTATGTGTTTGGAACACGGATGGATGGGAGAAGCAAAAGAACATATTTTTGCAGATACCATCAGGTCGCCCATCCAACATCTTAGACACACGTGTTCAGTTCCACCATGATCAAATGCACTTTCTTGTTGTGCATGAAACCCAGATTGCCATCTATGAAACTACAAAACTAGAACCGGTGAAGCAG TGGCCTGTTCGAGAGAATTCAGCTCCAATAACACACGCTACATTCTCGTGTGATAGTCAACTGATTTATGCAAGCTTTCTGGATGCTACTGTCTGCATATTTAACGCATCGAGTTTGAGACTCCAATGTCGAATTCTTCCAGCTTCCTATCTTCCTCCAAATATCAG TTCAAGTGTCCACCCCGTCGTGGTTGCGGCACATCCTTCCGAAGCAAGCCAGTTTGCTCTAGGCCTGACTGATGGTGGTGTTTATGTATTGGAACCTTTGGAATCTGAGAGAAAATGGGGAAATCCTCCACCAATGGAGAATGGGTCCACGAGCAACTTGTCCACACCAGCTCCTAATGGAGCTTCAAGTTCTGATCAACCAGAAAGATAA